In Phoenix dactylifera cultivar Barhee BC4 chromosome 1, palm_55x_up_171113_PBpolish2nd_filt_p, whole genome shotgun sequence, the genomic stretch GATTAGCTCGGCGAACAGCGGGCTGAAGCGGAGGAGATACGGCTCGCGGCACGTCGTCCCTTCGGGGCACACCACAAGGTCTCCTTCTCTGAGTACCGACTCCATCCTCGCCCTGTCGGCCTCTCGGTTCCTCGTAAGCCTGATGGTTTTGATCGGAGAGAGGAACTCCGAGACGCGGCTGATGCTGTAGGTGGTGGCGGTGACGTGGCGTTTGAGCATGGCCGAGATGTAAAGGGGGTCGAGGAGGGTGCGGTGGTTGCAGACATAGATCTGGCCATGAGATTTTCGAGAATGCTCGAGCTCTCGAggcggggaggaggaggaggtggtggtggtgatccGGCAGTACATGCCAACGAAGGCAAGGATAGGAGTGGAGATGGCGAAGGGGAGGAAGATGAAGGTGACGGCTCGGAAGATGGCGAGAAGGATGCCAAGGGGAAGCCATAGGAACATGCAGAGTGTGGAGATTGGGGTTGGCCTGAAGGCTATCCTGCCATCATGAAAGATTAGTGGCTTAGGGTATGCTGATCTTGGCAGGGGATGCCATCTTCTCTTCTCAGCTTCGCTAACCAAGTACACTTCCTGCAAGGAAAGGCAAATATCTAGCTATGGCGAGTctccatacaaaaaaaaatacatatgacAAGTCACCAACATAACTAGATCGGTACAAGTCATGGTTCATTAGTAGAAGTATGGAAATTTTAGAAGTATGAAAATTTATGATATGCCGTACCAATCCGAACCAAATGGTATAGAATATATCATACTGCATGTGTCGATTCGATACTGGTATTCAGTATAGATGGTGTACCAACACTCGGTATAGCAAAAAAATTCGATACCGTACTATGCCGATACTATGCTAGTATGATATCAATACGGGATCTGATACCAAAACGGTGAACCTGGAGTAACTATTTTATAAGCtatttattgttatttatcaTAATAAAGGGCTTAGAATCCAGTAGGTGAAGCCTTACGTGCAAGACAATAATGAGGTGTATAGCATGTTTTGGGAAAAATAGTAAGGTGCTGCTACGTTCGTAGAACGATAGAACCGTAGAAATTACCAAGCTGTGTGCTCCAATATATGGTGGTAATTTTAAGAAAGGGCAACAACCGTCACTATATATCCGTTGTTATGAATAAAACAAGGGACTTGGAGAACTTGGTCCTCCTTCCTCTGTCAAATTCCAACTTAATCCTTTTTTTCCCAACTATATTTAGGATCCAATTTTTCTATAAAATGAGACAAAATGGTCCCTGCAGTCTATTTAGTGATTAAATCTTTTTGTCTTAAAAGCTAAGCAATGATTAATAACCTAGTCTGTACTACTATCACAATCTTAAATAAGCAGAGGGGGACATGTGGATCGCTAAAGGAGTATGTGTTGTTATcgcagagaaggaaaaaaatatcatatttGCCATTAATATGAAAATATTAAGGGAGTGCAATTAATTGGACAAGAGGGATTACTTTGTCctagttataaaaaaaattataattgtctttttatagaaaaaaagaCTGTTTAGATATTTTGCTAAGAAAGGACTAATATGTCAAAATTTCATTGGTTGACGCCTGAATGTGATTGTGGCCAGCATACCCTTGTGGTCTTGGTTTTTTTTTATCGCTTTATAAAAAGTCAAAGGCATGGAACACTATTAGGATGGCTTGGGCAATACTTTTAAAATTGCTAAAAAATCTGTCATACTTTCTATCATGCATCTAAGTATGTGTTTTTCAATATTTATGCTTATTCATGATTTATTGCTTTGAAAACAAAttcattttttagaaaaaaaataaaactttccCTCTTGTTATTCTTATTCTTAACAAGACTACGCATGTATGTATGGATGCATGACTTATATGCATGTGCACATTAAATTATACAATAATTTTGTTATCTTTCATGTACCTATGCGTGTGGTGTAGATCTCAGCGAACATAGCTATAGCTTACTAGTTGCGCCTCTTCATCTCTTCAGAGATGTTTTTTCATATATTTGATATGAATAATTTTTGATTTCCCTAAAATAATTAGTGATGCttctgttatatatatatatatatatatatatatatgtgtgtgtgtgtgtgtgtgtgtgtgtgtgtgtgtgtacatacatacatacatacatatgtatatatatatatatatatatatataaatgtttttgtgtgtatgtgtgtgtgtgtgtctatatatatatatgtgtgtgtgtgtgtgtgtatgtatacagAGAAGGGAGAGAGATTAACCTTGCAATGGGAGAACAATCGGTGATGATGAGAGCTGAGATAGCTTCCAAAACCGATAGCGCCTGCTttcatctctccctctcctccaaaTAACTCCTTTGAATTCATGCCCTCCCATGCCTGACTCTCCTTTTCCATCAACCCAGTGTAATAGCCACCAAGCTCCTTCAACTCCCTCCCCAAGACCACCTCCACCTCCAAATACTCCTTCAAGAACCCTTCCACCATCACCCTCGGCATACTACTAACACACATCCTCTTCCCTCCCCTCCTCAAGACCTCAAACCCTTCCAACCCCACATCCTCCAAGAAGAACTTGGGTAACACAGCCCTCCCTACCCTAAAACCATCCTTCTTTAGCCCACAAAAGGCCACCATGACCATGAGCCTAAGCCCCACCTCATGGCTAACAAGACAGATCAAAGGGTATAGAAGCAAGAGTAGAAGACCCCTTAGGAACTCCCCTCCTTCCAAGGCCACAAGCATGAAGTATGGGAAGGTGGAGGAAGACCTCAAGAGCCCTCCTTCCACATCACAGACTAGAACTTGGCTTGACAGCTTCTCTTGGGAAGGGCGCTTGCACAATTTTACTTGGGTTGCATGGGCACTTCTAAGTCTCCTTAGGACGTACCGGTAGAAGAGGAACGAGGCCTTGGAGAAAGCCttcaaattcatttttttttcccctcaacTTCTATGAGAAGAGCAAATATGTAGTGTATATAATAGGATTTGATTGAAGAAAACACTTGGTTTATGAGAAAATTACACTAGTGGCGATGCACGCTCTAGAGTCTAGAAAGGTGGCTGCAAGACCTCCGCCTATTTCAAATTTGAGCTGGCCATTTCTGACTGAATCCTTGATTAAGGAAGATGGCCCACATCAACCTACTTATTAATGGCCAAGGATCTATTGGAGGACACCGAGCAAGCAACCGGTGAAGCCGGGCGGCGCAAGCCATCCATCTGGTGGACCTATTTTGCTAGCTCAAGAGCTTATCGGTGTGGCAACACCAACCACCACATCTAAGTCTATTGGACCCATGCCAACTACTCATAGCCGAGTAGGCCTCCTAAGTCGAGATTTATGTGTTCAATTATATATCTGTGAGCTAGTTTCTAAGGATTTGATCACATCGAAGTCTAGGTGACATGGTCAGCCAAAGGATCAACCGGACACAGTTGTCTAACTAAACAAATCTCATCATTTTCACCAAGCTTCTACTAGTTCTTGCTTATGTTTTTGAGTCATGTTTTCAGAAACAATTATTACTTGTTTCCCATAtcctttaaaatttaaataccaATTTAGAAGACCAAAAAAGTTTCATTATATTAGCCATCTGATCTAATACTTCTTTCTACGTCAACTtttgaaactaaaatcagaaaacaaagcaAAACCAAATTGGTGCTTCAATATTTATTGTCTGTTAATTGCTCAGGTCCCATTGACATACACTGCCCCACATACGATGTGATACATAAGACTATATATTATTAAGGCAAGGATTagaaatatacatatataaattgCATGACATTTTGTTATGAGATTTCTTGATGTTTTAGTATCTCTTGTATTATTATTTGATGTTTATTTTTCCAAGACTAAAGGCCATGGGGGAATGAAGCCATTAATGGACCAACGAACCTGTTCATCTGGGCACCTCCTGCTTACCTATTTTCTTGGTGGCTTCACACTGTTTGTGGTCCACTTGTCTGACTTTAATTCCTTAAGACAGGAGCCACGCAAAAAATAAAGTCTCTGGTCCACGCTGCATTGGGGAACAAGTGCTTATGTTTTTGACTTGAGGACACTAATAATCAAAATTTGCCGATACCAGACCATGCATATGCTGATGCTATAATAGTACATCACCAGTATCAAAtatcagtatcaaatcaatatgGTACAGTACGCCCCATGATATTCTGTTTTAATTGATACGGTATACCATGCTAATAATTGATCACAAATCATGTATCAAGAAGCCATTTATATGGCTATAGTTAGAAACATGCTAAAAACTAAAAAGCTCATTATTTCATTGGGTCCATCCAATGGTTTAGACGAGGAAGGAAAGGGATGGTTCTCCTACCTCTTAAAGGCTTGCTTGGGAGATAGGATTTCATTTAATgaaatctctcctttttttttctttttttcttttttttttgagagagagagagagagaggaaattgATGGAATCAAAGATGCCGATGGAGAAATTATTTTAATGGGAATTTGATTCTCCAATATGcaagaaaactaaaaataacATAGAGAGTTTGGATAAGTTCTTAGAGATGTTAGCCGAAGAATTTAAGTTTATTGATCGGCATAATC encodes the following:
- the LOC103721029 gene encoding probable glycerol-3-phosphate acyltransferase 3; this encodes MNLKAFSKASFLFYRYVLRRLRSAHATQVKLCKRPSQEKLSSQVLVCDVEGGLLRSSSTFPYFMLVALEGGEFLRGLLLLLLYPLICLVSHEVGLRLMVMVAFCGLKKDGFRVGRAVLPKFFLEDVGLEGFEVLRRGGKRMCVSSMPRVMVEGFLKEYLEVEVVLGRELKELGGYYTGLMEKESQAWEGMNSKELFGGEGEMKAGAIGFGSYLSSHHHRLFSHCKEVYLVSEAEKRRWHPLPRSAYPKPLIFHDGRIAFRPTPISTLCMFLWLPLGILLAIFRAVTFIFLPFAISTPILAFVGMYCRITTTTSSSSPPRELEHSRKSHGQIYVCNHRTLLDPLYISAMLKRHVTATTYSISRVSEFLSPIKTIRLTRNREADRARMESVLREGDLVVCPEGTTCREPYLLRFSPLFAELISQEVVPVALKAHVDMFHGTTASGFKGLDPLYFLMNPYPWYELVFKEKVSTSSINGRECSSREVANYVQEKMGKALGFECTALTRRDKYLMLAGNEGLIDREAKGS